From one Drosophila subpulchrella strain 33 F10 #4 breed RU33 chromosome 3L, RU_Dsub_v1.1 Primary Assembly, whole genome shotgun sequence genomic stretch:
- the LOC119552587 gene encoding peptidoglycan-recognition protein SB1 produces MNTSMAIKLVAALAPFSLALSADALQIEPRSSWGAVAARSPSRISGAVDYVIIHHSDNPNGCTTSEQCKRMIKNIQSDHKGRRSFSDIGYNFIVAGDGKVYEGRGFGLQGSHAPNYNRKSIGIVFIGNFESNAPSAQMLQNAKDLIELAKQRGYLKENYTLLGHRQTKATSCPGDALYNEIKTWPHWRQN; encoded by the exons ATGAACACATCAATGGCAATTAAGCTTGTGGCTGCTCTGGCGCCCTTCTCTTTGG CTCTCTCCGCCGATGCCTTGCAGATTGAGCCCCGCAGCAGTTGGGGTGCAGTGGCTGCTCGATCCCCTTCGAGGATTTCCGGTGCCGTGGACTATGTGATCATCCATCATTCCGACAATCCCAACGGATGCACCACTTCCGAGCAGTGCAAGCGCATGATCAAGAACATCCAGTCGGATCACAAGGGTCGCAGGAGTTTCAGCGACATTGGCTACAACTTTATTGTGGCCGGCGATGGAAAGGTGTACGAGGGTCGTGGCTTTGGACTCCAGGGATCACATGCTCCGAACTATAACCGCAAGAGCATTGGCATCGTCTTCATTGGCAACTTCGAGAGCAATGCACCCTCCGCCCAAATGCTCCAGAACGCCAAGGATCTGATCGAGCTGGCCAAGCAGCGTGGATACCTCAAGGAGAACTACACTCTGCTTGGCCACCGTCAGACCAAGGCCACCTCCTGCCCCGGTGATGCACTCTACAACGAGATCAAAACCTGGCCCCACTGGAGGCAAAACTAA
- the LOC119552589 gene encoding uncharacterized protein LOC119552589 has translation MKIVLGTMLGYLLLGLVLSQASLATATTGVIPAYPAAIPAARVIPVATSHQFVTRNWNRVYVPQTTVATYPNTYIKYSGGYPSYPAYNYPYASTYQYTYPYYYPTYNYGYGYKGVW, from the exons ATGAAGATC GTTCTAGGCACCATGTTGGGCTACTTGCTGCTGGGACTGGTACTGTCCCAAGCCAGCTTAGCAACTGCCACAACTGGAGTGATTCCGGCATATCCTGCAGCGATTCCGGCTGCCCGTGTGATTCCCGTGGCCACCAGTCATCAGTTTGTCACCCGGAACTGGAATCGAGTCTATGTGCCCCAGACCACGGTGGCCACTTATCCGAACACCTATATAAAGTACAGCGGAGGCTATCCCTCGTATCCCGCCTATAATTATCCCTATGCCTCCACCTATCAGTACACCTATCCCTACTACTATCCCACATATAACTATGGTTATGGCTACAAGGGTGTCTGGTGA
- the LOC119552588 gene encoding peptidoglycan-recognition protein SB2, translated as MKLQLALVLFGITLALGQIIPRGSWCPVPISPRLPRLVGAVRLIIIHHTVTASCFNPQQCLLALRQIRADHLRRKFRDIGYNFLIGGDGRIYEGLGFGIRGEHAPNYNSQSIGIAFIGNFQSGLPPPQMLQAARTLIQIGVQRRQVLPNYTLVGHCQTKATACPGKHLLEELKKWPRWQPKP; from the exons ATGAAGCTACAGTTGGCACTGGTCTTATTTGGCATTACATTGGCCTTGGGCCAGATTATTCCCCGAGGCAGCTGGTGTCCTGTGCCAATCTCTCCGAGATTGCCAAGGCTCGTGGGAGCTGTTCGACTGATCATCATCCATCACACGGTCACAGCGTCCTGCTTCAATCCTCAGCAGTGCTTGTTGGCATTGAGGCAAATTCGAGCGGATCATCTGCGCAGGAAGTTCAGGGATATAGGCTATAACTTCCTGATCGGCGGCGATGGTCGGATCTACGAAGGCTTGGGTTTCGGCATCCGCGGCGAACATGCTCCCAACTATAATAGTCAGTCCATTGGCATTGCTTTCATTGGCAATTTCCAGA GTGGACTACCTCCTCCCCAGATGCTGCAAGCTGCCCGTACCCTCATCCAAATTGGTGTCCAGCGCCGCCAGGTTCTGCCCAATTATACTCTTGTGGGACATTGTCAGACCAAAGCCACAGCTTGTCCGGGAAAACACCTCCTAGAAGAGCTCAAAAAGTGGCCGCGCTGGCAGCCAAAACCTTAG
- the LOC119552585 gene encoding probable ATP-dependent RNA helicase Dbp73D encodes MELFTVNRYTEDLKKPKTGTEDTTNNEDEILQKLLQKAAKRKRKHKESEVIEAPVQEDAAPEEAETQTKEEPVEELEKPQEVVEELDVPSNDFQVLGDDGTAAKKKKVEMQLPSWLAHPTIIEGGILQPEEEIPASEAIDQLDYLEKTTCLALKQMKIKRLFPVQRQVIPWILEAHAKPAPFRPRDICVSAPTGSGKTLAFAIPIVQLLSQRVECKVRALIVLPVAELALQVYRVISALCSKTELEVCLLSKQHKLEDEQEKLVELYKGKYYSKVDIVVTTPGRLVDHLHATKGFCLKNLKFLIIDEADRIMDAVFQNWLYHLDSHVKETTDQLLAGTQAPLCYAELQSSFGKQPHKLLFSATLSQDPEKLQNLRLFQPRLFTTVFTMPVIKDVNGEDTNPETNPDQGQFVGKYTTPAELTEQFCVTELRLKPLTLFALVEKYQWKRFLCFTNSTDQASRLTFVMTSLFGRTTTKVAELSGNLSAHARKHALKDFAAGKINGLICSDALARGIDVADIDVVLSYEVPRHIKTHIHRVGRTARAGRKGTAVTLLTEQEQVAFKKLLSDVGKGLGEEISVSPDIEIQHAVNYKNALNSLRNRQQKEKGQKAALKKRVANQAMVHKKQEDLVTDRPLTLMEKLQIKASVKQAEVLSQKQTETIPKKRKTKPQPKATKKQLIAKKRKNIEN; translated from the exons ATGGAATTATTCACTGTAAACAG ATATACAGAGGATTTAAAGAAGCCCAAAACTGGAACCGAAGATACCACCAACAACGAGGATGAAATCCTTCAGAAATTGCTCCAAAAGGCTGCGAAACGCAAGAGGAAACACAAAGAAAGTGAAGTTATAGAAGCACCCGTCCAAGAAGATGCTGCTCCAGAGGAAGCAGAAACCCAAACCAAGGAGGAACCCGTGGAAGAACTTGAAAAACCCCAAGAGGTAGTTGAGGAACTGGATGTGCCCTCCAATGACTTTCAAGTTCTTGGTGACGATGGTACGGCGGCCAAGAAGAAAAAGGTGGAGATGCAGCTGCCCAGTTGGCTTGCTCATCCCACGATCATCGAAGGTGGTATCCTTCAGCCCGAGGAGGAGATTCCCGCTTCAGAGGCCATTGATCAGCTGGACTACTTGGAAAAGACCACCTGCTTGGCTCTTAAGCAGATGAAGATCAAGCGACTGTTTCCTGTCCAACGGCAGGTCATCCCCTGGATCCTGGAGGCACATGCCAAGCCAGCCCCTTTTCGCCCCCGTGACATTTGTGTATCTGCTCCCACGGGCAGTGGAAAAACCCTGGCCTTTGCCATACCAATTGTGCAGCTCTTATCGCAACGTGTGGAGTGCAAAGTTCGAGCTTTGATTGTTCTACCCGTGGCCGAGTTGGCCCTACAAGTTTACCGGGTCATCAGTGCGCTGTGCAGCAAAACGGAGCTGGAGGTTTGCCTACTGTCAAAGCAACACAAATTGGAAGATGAGCAGGAGAAGCTGGTGGAGCTGTACAAGGGAAAATACTATTCCAAAGTGGACATTGTGGTCACAACTCCAG GTCGCTTGGTGGACCATCTACATGCCACCAAAGGCTTTTGCCTAAAGAACCTCAAATTCCTGATCATTGACGAGGCCGATAGGATAATGGACGCCGTTTTCCAGAACTGGCTTTATCACCTGGACAGCCATGTCAAAGAGACCACGGATCAGTTGCTGGCCGGCACTCAAGCACCTCTATGCTATGCAGAACTTCAGTCCAGTTTTGGCAAGCAGCCACATAAGCTTCTATTCTCGGCCACGCTGTCCCAGGATCCGGAGAAACTTCAGAACCTACGGCTCTTCCAGCCGCGTCTGTTCACCACCGTCTTTACCATGCCCGTGATAAAGGATGTAAATGGTGAAGATACCAATCCGGAAACAAATCCAGATCAAGGACAATTTGTAGGCAAATACACAACACCGGCAGAGTTAACCGAACAGTTCTGTGTGACGGAGCTGCGACTGAAACCGCTGACCCTGTTTGCTCTGGTGGAGAAGTACCAGTGGAAGCGGTTCCTCTGCTTCACCAACAGCACAGACCAGGCCAGTCGCCTGACTTTCGTGATGACATCGCTTTTTGGTCGTACCACCACAAAGGTGGCCGAGTTGTCGGGTAACCTTTCGGCTCACGCCCGAAAGCATGCCCTTAAGGACTTCGCAGCTGGCAAAATAAATGGACTAATCTGCTCAGATGCCTTGGCGCGTGGTATTGATGTGGCGGACATAGATGTTGTACTCTCATACGAGGTGCCTCGCCACATCAAGACCCACATCCATCGAGTGGGTCGAACGGCTCGAGCTGGGAGGAAGGGTACCGCTGTCACCCTGCTCACCGAACAAGAACAGGTTGCATTCAAGAAACTTCTGAGCGATGTGGGCAAAGGATTGGGCGAAGAGATCAGCGTTTCACCGGACATTGAGATCCAGCATGCGGTTAATTACAAAAATGCACTGAACAGTTTGCGTAATCGGCAGCAGAAGGAAAAGGGTCAGAAGGCGGCGCTGAAGAAACGCGTGGCCAACCAAGCCATGGTGCATAAAAAACAAGAGGATTTGGTCACCGATCGACCACTAACGTTAATGGAAAAGCTCCAGATCAAGGCGAGTGTAAAACAAGCGGAGGTGCTTTCACAGAAACAAACCGAAACGATACCCAAAAAACGCAAAACAAAACCTCAGCCCAAGGCAACTAAGAAACAACTCATTGCCAAAAAACGAAAGAACATAGAGAACTAA
- the LOC119555311 gene encoding uncharacterized protein LOC119555311, whose product MQQMFVFISLALLASVAAGPAVNPALFPSGSPFGFYPGSAAPFAAAYAGAPFAGAPWVSPLGAPLGASPLAISSSQRLDYFNQFNAAFAPTAPGRILAANPFSAAGPRFIQPTRFIAAGVPAQFFV is encoded by the exons ATGCAGCAAATG TTTGTTTTTATATCGCTGGCTTTGTTGGCCAGTGTGGCAGCCGGACCTGCAGTTAATCCCGCTTTGTTTCCGTCAGGATCACCTTTTGGTTTCTATCCAGGTTCTGCTGCTCCATTTGCCGCCGCCTATGCAGGTGCTCCTTTTGCTGGTGCACCTTGGGTTAGTCCCTTAGGTGCTCCTTTGGGTGCTTCTCCTCTGGCCATTTCCAGCAGCCAGCGCTTGGACTACTTCAATCAATTTAATGCCGCCTTTGCTCCGACTGCTCCTGGTCGCATCCTGGCTGCTAATCCATTCTCAGCGGCTGGCCCTCGTTTCATTCAACCAACTCGTTTTATTGCTGCTGGAGTGCCGgcacaattttttgtttaa